The genome window TCGCGCCCCGCCTGCGCACGGTCACGTCAGCGGACGAACCGTTCCTCTTCACGCTCTACGCGAGCACGCGCGAGCAGGAGCTGTCCGCGTGGGGCTGGCCGCCCGCGCAAGCGGAACTGTTCCTGCGCATGCAGCACCAGGCACAGGCCCGCCACTACGCGGCGACCTATTCCCCGGAGGGCCACGCCATCATCGAAGTGGAGGGAGTGCCCGTGGGCCGCCAGTGGCTGGTGCGCACCTCCGCGGAGCTGCTGCTCCTGGACGTGACCCTGCTTCCCACGCGGCGGGGACAAGGCCTGGGCACGCACCTGCTGAACGCGATTCAAGCGGAGTCAGCGCGGGCGCGCGTGCCGGTGCGGTTGCACGTCACGCGCGACAATCCGGCGCTGCGGCTCTACACCCGGCACGGCTTCACGCTCGTGCCGGGAAGCGACCCGGCGTCGCCGTACCTGGAGCTCCAGTGGCGGGCTCTAGAGGGCGACGCATGAACCGGCGGCAGGTGAGCACGCCGGTCCCGTGAGGCCCCGCGCCTACAGCCCCAGCAGCGTCTCGGGTTCCGGGGCGATGGTCTGGAGGAAGTAGCCGCCCATGCCCACGGTGGCGTTGACGTTCGACGTCGTGCCCGGGACGGTTCCGCCCCCGTTGCCACCACTCCCGCCGCTGCCGCCCCCTCCGCCGCCCGGAACGATGGTGGTCGGGCCTCCCGAAGGATCCGCATTGGTCCCCGCCGCGCCTCCCGCCACCGCCACGGAGCCCGTCACGCTGGGGGTCGTCGAGGAGATGAAGTGGACGATGCCACCTCCGCCGCCGCCACCACCGCCTTCACCCGTGCCGCCGTTGCCGTTGAAGCCATTCGCGCCCTTGCCGCCCATCGCCTTGATGGTCCCCCCCAGCGTGATGCTTCCCTTGGCCGCGACCACGACGATGCCGCCACCGCCGCCGCCCGTGCCCACGATGGACACGCCGCTGGTCCCCGGGTTCACACCGTCCTCACCGAACGCGTCGATGGACCCACCCACGGGGATGCGGATGTTGCCGCGAGCCGCCAGCATCAGCGCGCCGCCCCCCGCGCCACCATCGGCATTGGGCCCCGCGTAGATTCGCGCACCGGCTCCGCCTGACGCCGACTGCACCCGGCGCACCTGGGCGCCCTGGAACGACGTCAGCCCCGCGCCACCGTTGTACGTGGTCGCCGCCGTCCGGGCGACGCCTGGAGGGGCCTCACCGCCGCCCAGGTCCTCCGCTCCGGGCAGCACGGTCACCTTGCCGCTCACCGTGATGTCGCCAGTGGAGCGCAGCACCGTGCCACTCGGGAGGATCAACGTCCCGGCGATGTTGATGTTGCTGAACTGGAGGTTGAACCCCGACGGCAGCTGGGACACGCCCGTCGAACTGGAGAGGTCCACCGTCTGGCCCACGCTCACGTTGAACGCCCCCGCCGAACCGTCGCCGTAGAGCCCCTGCGTGCCCGCCGGGCCCTGCGGCCCCTGCGCCCCCGAGGCGCCCGTGGAACCCTGGGGACCCGCGGGGCCGGTCGCACCGGCAGGTCCAATCGCGCCAGTCGCTCCCGTGGGCCCCGCCGCGCCCGTGTCACCCTTCGGACCCGCGGGGCCGGTCGCACCGGCAGGTCCAATCGCGCCAGTCGCTCCCGTGGGCCCTGCCGCGCCCGTGTCGCCCTTCGCGCCAGCAGGGCCGGTCGCACCGGCGGGTCCAATCGCGCCAGTCGCTCCCGTGGGCCCTGCCGAGCCCGTGGTGCCCGTGTCACCCTTCGGACCCGCGGGGCCGGTCGCGCCAGCGGGTCCGACCGCGCCGGTCGCACCCGTGGCTCCAGTGGGACCTGCCGCGCCCGTGGCGCCCGTGTCACCCTTCGCGCCAGCAGGGCCTGTGGCTCCCACCGAGCCCGTATCTCCCTTCGCTCCCGTGTCGCCCTTCGCTCCCGTCGGACCCGCGGGACCGACAGCACCCGTGTCGCCCTTCGCCCCCACGTCGCCCTTCGCGCCCGCGGGGCCCGTGTCGCCCTTCGCTCCCGCAGGACCGGTGGGCCCCGAGGCGCCCTGCGGCCCCATGGGGCCCATCAACCCGATGGGACCCTGGGGACCTGTCGCGCCCGCCGGGCCCTGCACGCCCTGAGACCCCTGGGGACCGGGCGCGCCAGCAGCACCCGACAGGCCCTGCGGACCCTCGGGGCCCAGCAGGCCGGGTTCACCCGTGGCGCCCTTCTCACCTCGTGGGCCGGCCGACCCCTGGGGACCTGTCGCTCCCGCGGGCCCCGGAGGCCCTTCCGGTCCCACCGGCCCATCGCCCGTCTCTCCCGTGCAGGCGGACACCATCAACGTCGCGCAGAGCGACAGCACACCAAAACGCGAGAACGCCCCACGAATGGGCAAGAAAGCTCGAAGCGACATGGACCAGGTCCTCCCCAACGACAGGCGGTGCGGCGACGTGCGGCGTAGGAAAAAGGGCCGTCACGGAGCGTGAAGCTTCGCACACGTTGGGTTGGTTTGCCTGATGACGCGCCGCGGTCTTTCATCAGGGGGCTGCCCATGGTCTGTTCGCTGGCACACACCAGCCGTCACACCAGGGGGCACCATGTCCACGCCGTACATTGGGCAGATCATCATGTTTGGAGGCGACTTCGCGCCGAAGGGTTGGATGCCCTGCAACGGTGCGCTGCTGTCCATCGCGCAGAACCAGGCGCTCTTCGCCATCCTGGGGACCACCTACGGCGGCGACGGGATAACGACGTTCGCGCTGCCGGACCTGCGCGGCCGCTTCCCCATGCAGCCCGGCCAGGGCCCCGGTCTCGCGCCGCACTCGCTGGGTGAGATGGCCGGCCAGCAGCAGGTGACGCTCCTCTCCTCCCAGATGCCCGCGCACACCCACCCGCTGATGGCCAGCATGCAGGAAGGCAACACGGAGAGCCCGGAGGGCGCGTACCTCGCGGCCGTCCCCCCCGGCACCCTCCCCGCGCCTTATGTCACGACCCCCAGCACGGTGATGGGCCACCAGGCCGTGGGCATCGCTGGCGGCAACCAGCCGGTGCCCATCGAGAACCCGTACCTCTGCGTGAACTTCATCATCGCGATCGAAGGCGTCTTCCCCTCGCGCGGCTGAAGCCCACCGCAGGAGGGCGCCACGCCAGCAGCACGGCCCCTCTTTCGCGCTTCAGGGCCCCACCACTTCCGCCCGCGTGATGCGGTCCAACCGGAAGTGGCGCCGCTCTCCGGACGCGAGGTCCACCGCGTCCAGCCGGGTCTCGTGCCGGTCCATCACCACGGACTCGACGCGCACCTCGCGCACCGTCTCCAGGAAGTTGCTGTCCACGTAGGTGATGCGCAGCGGCTGGCGCTCGAACCACGCGCGCTCCAGGGCCTCGCGCACGGGCTTGCGAGTGGGCAGGGACGGCACGCCCAGGAACGTCAGCTCACGAAGCCGGGCCAGCAGCTCCCGCTGCGCGGACGTGGACAGCGCGGAGCGCACCTTGTCCAGCGCCGACTCCAGCGTCCCCGTGAAGGGCAACAGCCGCATGTCGATGGCGAATCTCCCCAGCGCCACCACCAGCGCCGCCTCGCGCGCGGTGAAGTTCACCGGCGGCAGGCTGTAGCCCCGGTCCAGCGCGTAGCCACCGCCCCGGCCCCGCTCCGCGCCCACCGGCAGCGCCGCGGCGCGCAACGCGTCCAGGTCCCGGTAGATGGTCCGCACCGTCACGCTGAAGCGCTCCGCCAGCACCTCCGCGGTGACGCCGGTACGGCGGCCCCTCAGGTACTCGGCGAGGGCGAAGAGTCGCTCGGTGCGCTGCATGACGATGAATCCTGACATACCGCTGTCAGCCGGTGCCCTCAAGCTGGGGCCGAGCCCCAGCGATGCGAAGCCCTTCCGACAGCGCCATGCCGCTCCTGTCCGCCCACCCTTGCGAAGCGGGCCCTCGCGCGCCTATGAGCGCCCGGAGCAGCGCCCGCGCGCCGCGCCTTCCGTCCCTTGAGTCCCCGCCCATGGTCCCGCCGCCCCATCCGCTGGAGGACGAGTGGTTGTGGGGATGGGACCCCACGCCGGGCATCGTGTCCGTCTGGGCGGAGCCGGACGGGCGAGCCTTCATCTGGAAGCGGCAGCAGGGCACGCACGCGAGGCTGCGCGAGGACGCGAGGTACCGGCCCTGGGTGCTGCTCGCGTCGCTTCAAGACCTGGAGCACCTGGGGGACGCGCTCCGCCCGGAAGGCATGCCGCCGGTGCCGGGCGCGATGACTTTCCGTGAACTGGAGGGCCCCGGCGCGCTGCGCTTCCTCGTCAGCGCGGATGACGGCCGCGCGCTGGCGTCCGCGGTGCTCAAGGGCGCATCGAAGCGGTTGGATCAACGCGTGGGTCACCTGCGCGACCTGGGCCCGGCCGCGGCGCTGGTGCTGCCTCCGGAGGAGCAGTACCTGGTGGCCACCGGCCGCACATATTTTCGCGACCTGGTCTTCGACGACCTGCGAAGGCTCCAGTTCGACCTGGAGACCACCGGCCTGGACCCCTCCAGGGACCGCATCTTCCTCGTGGCGGTGAGGGATCCGGACGGCCGAGCGGAGACGCTGGAGGTGACGGCGGACGGAGACGCGGGAGAGGCGGACCTGTTGCGCCGGCTGGTCGCGCGCATCCGAGAGGCCGACCCCGACGTGGTGGAGAACCACAACCTGCACGGCTTCGACCTGCCCTTCCTGGACCAACGCGCGAAGCGGCTGAACGTGTCGCTGGCGCTGGGCCGAGCGGGGCTGCCGGGCCTGCGCCATCGCCCGTCCGCGAGGGGCGCCGCGCTGAACCGAGGGCCCGGAGGCCGTGACGCGGACGCCATGCGCCGCGCGCGCTACACCGTCCCCGGCCGCGAGTTCATCGACACGCTGGACGCCGTGCGCCGCCACGACTTCGCCGCCCGCGACCTGCCCGGCCACGGACTCAAGGCGGTGGCGCGGCACCTGGGCCTGTCCGGGCCCGACCGCGAGCTCATCCCCGGCGCGCGCGTGCACGAGGTCTTCCTGAAGGACCCGGAGCGCGTGCGCCGCTACGCGCGCGAGGACGTGACGGAGGCCGCGGGGCTGGCGCACCTCATGGGCGGCGCGGCGTTCGCGCTCGCGCGCATGGCCCCCCGGCGCTACGAGCGGCTGGCGGACGCGGGACCGGCGACGGGCGTGTTGGATCCGCTGCTGGTGCGCGCCTACGTGCGCTCGGGCGCGGCGCTGCCCGGGCACGAATCCGGCGACGGCACGTCCCACAGCGGCGCGGCGCTGCACCTGTTCGCCACCGGCGTCGCGCGGCACATCGTGAAGGCGGACGTGGCAAGCCTCTACCCGTCGCTGATGCGCCAGTACCGCATCGGGCCGAAGCGCGACCGGCTGAACGCGCTGCTCGCGCTGGTGGACCGGCTGGTGGATCAGCGCCTGGACGCGAAGGCCAAGGGGAAGAAGGCCCCGCCCGGCTCTCCGGAGCGCCACACATACGAAGCCATCTCCGCGGCGATGAAGCTGCTGATCAACTCCGCCTACGGCTACATGGGCGCGGTGGGCCTCACCCGCTTCTCGGACGTGCACGCCGCCAACGAGGTGACGCGGCGCGGACGCGAACTCTTGGGCCTGATGTGCCGCGAGCTGGCCCAACGGGGCGTGACACTGCTGGAGGCCGACACGGACGGCGTCTACTTCGCGGTGCCAGAAACCTGGGCGGAGACCGACGAGCGCCGCGTGGTGTCCGAAGTCGCGGCCCTGCTGCCGCCGCGCGTGAAGCTGGAGTTCGACGGGCGCTACGCCGCCATGCTGTCGCACGAACCGAAGAACTACGCGCTCCAGCCCTACACCGGGCCCCTGCTGCTGCGCGGCGTGGCCTTCCGCTCCAGCCGCGCGGAGCCCTATGGAGAAGACTTCCTGCGCCGGGCCCTCCAGCACCTGCTGGCCGGCGACGTGCGCACCGTGCGCGACACGTACGTGGACGCGGTGATGGCGCTCCGGCGGCGCCGGGTGCCCACCTTCGAGGTCTCCGCGCAGGTGCGGCTGACCAAGTCCCCCTCGCAGTACCTGGCCACGCGCAAGCAGCGCAGGGAGCTGCCGTACGAAGCGCTGCTCACGAACGGCCGCGAGCACTGGTCCCTGGGCGAGCGCGTGCGCATCTACCGCGCCACCGGCGGCCGCGCGGGCCTGCTCCCGGAAGCACTCACCGAGGACGGCGAAATCGCCCCGCGCCCCGCTCCAGGCGAGCCCGCGGGCGACGACGCGCGCGACTACGACGTCGAGTACTACGTGCGCCAGCTCAAGGACTCGTTCGCGGCCCGGCTCGCGCGAGGCCTGGCCCCGGAGGACTTCGCCACCGTGTTCGCGGACCCCGACCAGCCCTCCCTCTTCACTCCGTCGCTCGCGGACGCGCGGCCCGTGCTCACCGTC of Corallococcus exiguus contains these proteins:
- a CDS encoding helix-turn-helix transcriptional regulator gives rise to the protein MQRTERLFALAEYLRGRRTGVTAEVLAERFSVTVRTIYRDLDALRAAALPVGAERGRGGGYALDRGYSLPPVNFTAREAALVVALGRFAIDMRLLPFTGTLESALDKVRSALSTSAQRELLARLRELTFLGVPSLPTRKPVREALERAWFERQPLRITYVDSNFLETVREVRVESVVMDRHETRLDAVDLASGERRHFRLDRITRAEVVGP
- a CDS encoding phage tail protein, coding for MSTPYIGQIIMFGGDFAPKGWMPCNGALLSIAQNQALFAILGTTYGGDGITTFALPDLRGRFPMQPGQGPGLAPHSLGEMAGQQQVTLLSSQMPAHTHPLMASMQEGNTESPEGAYLAAVPPGTLPAPYVTTPSTVMGHQAVGIAGGNQPVPIENPYLCVNFIIAIEGVFPSRG
- a CDS encoding GNAT family N-acetyltransferase, translated to MTTPPPFAPRLRTVTSADEPFLFTLYASTREQELSAWGWPPAQAELFLRMQHQAQARHYAATYSPEGHAIIEVEGVPVGRQWLVRTSAELLLLDVTLLPTRRGQGLGTHLLNAIQAESARARVPVRLHVTRDNPALRLYTRHGFTLVPGSDPASPYLELQWRALEGDA
- a CDS encoding collagen-like domain-containing protein → MSLRAFLPIRGAFSRFGVLSLCATLMVSACTGETGDGPVGPEGPPGPAGATGPQGSAGPRGEKGATGEPGLLGPEGPQGLSGAAGAPGPQGSQGVQGPAGATGPQGPIGLMGPMGPQGASGPTGPAGAKGDTGPAGAKGDVGAKGDTGAVGPAGPTGAKGDTGAKGDTGSVGATGPAGAKGDTGATGAAGPTGATGATGAVGPAGATGPAGPKGDTGTTGSAGPTGATGAIGPAGATGPAGAKGDTGAAGPTGATGAIGPAGATGPAGPKGDTGAAGPTGATGAIGPAGATGPAGPQGSTGASGAQGPQGPAGTQGLYGDGSAGAFNVSVGQTVDLSSSTGVSQLPSGFNLQFSNINIAGTLILPSGTVLRSTGDITVSGKVTVLPGAEDLGGGEAPPGVARTAATTYNGGAGLTSFQGAQVRRVQSASGGAGARIYAGPNADGGAGGGALMLAARGNIRIPVGGSIDAFGEDGVNPGTSGVSIVGTGGGGGGIVVVAAKGSITLGGTIKAMGGKGANGFNGNGGTGEGGGGGGGGGIVHFISSTTPSVTGSVAVAGGAAGTNADPSGGPTTIVPGGGGGGSGGSGGNGGGTVPGTTSNVNATVGMGGYFLQTIAPEPETLLGL
- a CDS encoding ribonuclease H-like domain-containing protein, coding for MVPPPHPLEDEWLWGWDPTPGIVSVWAEPDGRAFIWKRQQGTHARLREDARYRPWVLLASLQDLEHLGDALRPEGMPPVPGAMTFRELEGPGALRFLVSADDGRALASAVLKGASKRLDQRVGHLRDLGPAAALVLPPEEQYLVATGRTYFRDLVFDDLRRLQFDLETTGLDPSRDRIFLVAVRDPDGRAETLEVTADGDAGEADLLRRLVARIREADPDVVENHNLHGFDLPFLDQRAKRLNVSLALGRAGLPGLRHRPSARGAALNRGPGGRDADAMRRARYTVPGREFIDTLDAVRRHDFAARDLPGHGLKAVARHLGLSGPDRELIPGARVHEVFLKDPERVRRYAREDVTEAAGLAHLMGGAAFALARMAPRRYERLADAGPATGVLDPLLVRAYVRSGAALPGHESGDGTSHSGAALHLFATGVARHIVKADVASLYPSLMRQYRIGPKRDRLNALLALVDRLVDQRLDAKAKGKKAPPGSPERHTYEAISAAMKLLINSAYGYMGAVGLTRFSDVHAANEVTRRGRELLGLMCRELAQRGVTLLEADTDGVYFAVPETWAETDERRVVSEVAALLPPRVKLEFDGRYAAMLSHEPKNYALQPYTGPLLLRGVAFRSSRAEPYGEDFLRRALQHLLAGDVRTVRDTYVDAVMALRRRRVPTFEVSAQVRLTKSPSQYLATRKQRRELPYEALLTNGREHWSLGERVRIYRATGGRAGLLPEALTEDGEIAPRPAPGEPAGDDARDYDVEYYVRQLKDSFAARLARGLAPEDFATVFADPDQPSLFTPSLADARPVLTVVREPRGPEFGEDSQVVGAPPFSP